A DNA window from Parabacteroides johnsonii DSM 18315 contains the following coding sequences:
- a CDS encoding DEAD/DEAH box helicase → MGYESPMPVQEEVIPFLLGDDNDVIALAQTGTGKTAAFGLPILQKIDVTTYQPQALVLCPTRELCLQIADDLNDYSKYIDNLKVLPVYGGSSIESQIKTLKRGVHVVVATPGRLLDLMNRKTVNLSLVKNVIMDEADEMLNMGFTDSINAILAEVPENRNMLLFSATMPKEIAAITKRYMKNPKEIVIGNKNEGNKNIRDIYYMVRAQDKYLALKRIADFYPNIYGIVFCRTRKETQEIADKLIQDGYNADSLHGELSQAQRDYVMQKFRVKNIQLLVATDVAARGLDVDDLTHVINYGLPDEVESYTHRRGRTGRAGKTGISISICHVKEKGKIREIERIINKKFEKGEIPSGSAICEKQLFNLVDQIEKVKVNEEEIASLMPQIYRKLEWLDKEDIIKRVVSLEFNRMIDYYKDADEIQQVDERSARSERGERGERRAYVAEEGYSRFFLNFGKADGLYPNQLIELVNKCVPGKVRIGKIDLRENFSFFEVEEGEAQRVMNSMNGFEVDGRRISVEPAQGKKEEGGRGGKRSYGGRRSDDGYKGKRGSKDSGRRSNDRSDRAFRKDERDSNRPWKRTAAARDARKKRRF, encoded by the coding sequence TAGCACAAACAGGTACGGGGAAAACAGCCGCTTTCGGCCTTCCGATCCTGCAAAAAATCGATGTAACTACATACCAGCCCCAAGCACTCGTACTTTGTCCTACTCGCGAGCTTTGTCTACAGATCGCAGACGATCTGAACGACTACTCCAAGTATATCGACAACCTGAAGGTTCTCCCAGTGTACGGTGGTTCCAGCATCGAGAGCCAGATTAAGACGCTGAAACGTGGTGTGCACGTGGTAGTGGCCACTCCGGGACGCCTCTTGGACCTGATGAACCGCAAGACGGTGAACCTCAGCTTGGTAAAGAATGTCATCATGGACGAGGCGGATGAGATGCTCAACATGGGCTTCACCGACAGCATCAACGCCATCCTCGCCGAAGTGCCGGAAAACCGCAACATGCTGCTCTTCTCGGCCACCATGCCGAAGGAGATTGCTGCCATCACGAAGAGGTACATGAAGAATCCGAAGGAAATCGTGATCGGCAACAAGAACGAGGGCAATAAGAATATCCGCGATATCTACTACATGGTCCGTGCACAGGACAAGTACCTCGCGCTGAAACGTATCGCCGACTTTTACCCGAACATCTACGGCATCGTCTTCTGCCGTACCCGCAAAGAGACGCAGGAGATCGCCGACAAACTGATACAGGATGGCTACAACGCCGATTCGCTGCACGGCGAACTGAGCCAGGCACAGCGCGACTACGTAATGCAGAAGTTTCGCGTCAAAAACATACAGCTTCTGGTTGCCACTGACGTGGCTGCCCGCGGCCTGGACGTGGACGACCTGACACACGTGATTAACTATGGCTTGCCCGATGAAGTAGAATCCTACACACACCGCCGCGGCCGTACCGGTCGTGCCGGTAAGACGGGTATCTCCATTTCGATCTGTCATGTGAAAGAAAAGGGCAAGATACGTGAGATCGAACGCATCATCAACAAGAAATTCGAAAAGGGTGAGATCCCTTCCGGAAGTGCTATCTGCGAAAAGCAGCTTTTCAATCTCGTAGATCAGATCGAAAAAGTGAAGGTGAACGAGGAAGAAATCGCCTCCCTGATGCCTCAAATCTACCGCAAGCTGGAATGGCTGGACAAGGAGGATATCATCAAGCGAGTCGTTTCGCTCGAATTCAACCGTATGATCGACTACTACAAAGATGCTGACGAAATCCAGCAGGTGGACGAACGTTCCGCCCGTAGTGAACGGGGTGAACGTGGCGAACGCCGTGCATATGTGGCCGAAGAGGGTTATTCGCGCTTCTTCCTCAACTTCGGCAAAGCCGACGGCCTCTATCCGAACCAACTGATCGAACTGGTCAACAAATGCGTGCCGGGCAAGGTGCGTATCGGTAAGATCGACCTGCGCGAAAACTTCTCTTTCTTCGAAGTGGAAGAGGGTGAAGCCCAACGCGTGATGAACAGCATGAATGGGTTTGAAGTGGACGGACGCCGCATCTCCGTCGAGCCTGCACAGGGCAAGAAAGAAGAAGGCGGACGGGGTGGCAAACGCAGTTATGGAGGCCGGCGTAGCGATGACGGCTACAAAGGCAAACGAGGTTCCAAAGATAGCGGACGCCGGAGTAACGATCGTTCAGACCGTGCTTTCCGCAAAGACGAACGCGACAGTAACCGCCCATGGAAACGGACAGCCGCCGCACGTGATGCCCGTAAAAAAAGACGTTTCTGA
- a CDS encoding beta-N-acetylhexosaminidase, translating to MRKMIYLSALLLLFVLPIMAQQPLFPTPAKVQNGKGSFTIGKNLQIQGNGGYADKLAAGLQTELKEAGMQSSPASGIIRLELNNDCKMADEAYTLVIEPNSILLQASSEAGLFYAKEALLQLSRFGKGSVRACKIQDQPRYGWRGFMLDESRHFFGKEKVKQYLDIMASLRLNVFHWHLTDEPGWRIEIKRYPKLTTEGAVGNWHDPKAPATFYTQEEIKEIVAYAADRHIMVVPEFDMPGHATAVCRSYPEISGGGEGKWQHFTFHPCKEETFEFISNVLDEIVALFPSPYIHIGGDEVHYGNQSWFTDPEIQQFIKDKNLGNETGLEQYFIRRAADIVASKGKTMIGWDEMIDAGVSPDKAVIMWWRHDRKHQLVKALENGYRVIMTPRRPLYADFIQYGGHKVGRVWGGFNPVEDIYRFPEPIIHLTRDYEDQVMGLQFSLWTERVADAKRLDYMTFPRLVAVAESAWTPAKSKECSLFMQKLPYFLQFLGEKGIYYFNPFNPESTPEPDAPDKDDVLKNG from the coding sequence ATGAGAAAAATGATTTATCTGAGCGCTCTGTTGCTCCTATTCGTGTTGCCGATAATGGCACAACAACCTTTGTTCCCGACACCTGCAAAGGTGCAGAACGGAAAAGGCTCGTTCACCATTGGAAAGAATCTGCAGATACAAGGTAATGGCGGGTATGCTGATAAGCTGGCCGCCGGACTACAAACCGAGTTGAAAGAAGCCGGTATGCAATCATCACCTGCCAGCGGAATCATCCGTCTGGAACTTAATAATGATTGTAAGATGGCTGATGAAGCCTATACGCTTGTTATCGAACCGAACAGCATCCTGTTGCAAGCCTCTTCCGAAGCCGGCCTGTTCTATGCGAAGGAAGCCCTTCTTCAACTATCCCGTTTCGGTAAGGGCAGCGTGCGAGCCTGCAAGATACAAGATCAGCCCCGCTATGGTTGGCGTGGTTTTATGCTCGACGAGAGCCGCCATTTCTTTGGAAAAGAAAAGGTAAAACAATATCTGGATATCATGGCGTCTCTTCGCCTGAATGTGTTCCACTGGCACTTGACCGACGAACCGGGTTGGCGTATCGAGATCAAGCGCTATCCGAAGCTGACTACCGAGGGGGCTGTCGGTAACTGGCACGACCCGAAAGCGCCCGCTACGTTCTACACCCAAGAAGAGATCAAAGAGATAGTTGCCTATGCAGCCGACCGTCATATCATGGTCGTTCCTGAATTCGACATGCCGGGCCATGCTACTGCCGTCTGCCGTTCCTATCCCGAAATCTCCGGCGGCGGTGAGGGAAAATGGCAGCATTTCACATTCCATCCCTGTAAGGAAGAGACGTTCGAGTTTATCAGCAACGTGCTCGATGAGATTGTTGCCCTGTTTCCGTCTCCCTATATCCATATCGGAGGCGATGAAGTGCATTACGGTAACCAAAGCTGGTTCACCGATCCCGAAATCCAACAGTTTATCAAAGATAAGAACTTGGGCAACGAAACGGGCTTGGAACAGTATTTTATCCGCCGTGCCGCCGATATCGTAGCTTCCAAAGGTAAGACGATGATCGGTTGGGACGAGATGATCGATGCCGGTGTCTCTCCCGACAAAGCCGTCATCATGTGGTGGCGGCATGACCGCAAACACCAGTTGGTGAAAGCGCTCGAAAACGGTTACCGGGTGATTATGACTCCGCGTCGTCCGTTGTATGCCGACTTCATCCAATATGGTGGCCATAAAGTGGGCCGTGTGTGGGGCGGTTTCAATCCGGTCGAAGACATCTACCGTTTCCCCGAACCTATCATCCATCTGACTCGTGATTATGAAGACCAGGTGATGGGTCTCCAGTTCTCCCTTTGGACGGAACGTGTAGCCGATGCCAAACGTCTGGATTATATGACGTTCCCACGTTTGGTCGCAGTAGCCGAATCCGCTTGGACCCCTGCCAAGTCAAAGGAGTGCAGCCTCTTTATGCAGAAGCTCCCGTACTTCCTGCAATTCCTCGGTGAGAAAGGCATCTACTATTTCAACCCCTTTAATCCGGAATCCACACCCGAACCCGATGCACCGGACAAGGATGATGTGTTGAAGAATGGATAA
- a CDS encoding dipeptidase, giving the protein MNRLIILIIVLICYGDSLRAQKIEYSQPVNTPESCTSIMVGKKASADGSVMTSHTCDGNYRTWMEIVPAARYEHDTTVAIYNGRMHTEYPADRTNMELKGTIPEARSTYQFLNTSYPCLNEKQLGIGETTISGREELQNKKGMFMIEELGKIALQRCTTAREAIRLIGQLVAEYGYGDSGECLTIADPNEVWHFEVFGEGPDKVGGVWAAVRIPDDHVGVSANISRISTLDLKDKDRYMASENVFSVAKKMGFWDGKEPFKFWKAYSGGNYFGEPKSFSIREYFILNALAPSLKLSYDAEELPISVKPDKAVAVTDVMALLRQTYEGTEWDMTKNLKVTTKNKETQKTDTLTSPAANPWMVTDMVSMLNAVKPGTVTRNRLVSVPQCSYSHVIQLRSWLPDAVGGVAWLSFDNPGQSPRIPIFAGTTDLPVAFGICGQHRHREDAIIWKYRTANKLATVRWGLTKDKINGAVAHFEEKGLSEMPFVESRYKELQSSKGEEAARTFLTGYTADFAGATILRWQEMADEFWKMFARGF; this is encoded by the coding sequence ATGAACAGACTGATTATCCTCATTATTGTACTTATCTGTTACGGGGACAGCCTCCGTGCCCAGAAAATCGAGTACTCCCAGCCGGTCAACACTCCTGAAAGTTGTACAAGCATCATGGTCGGCAAGAAAGCATCAGCCGACGGTTCGGTCATGACCAGTCACACTTGCGACGGGAACTACCGCACATGGATGGAGATCGTCCCGGCGGCACGTTATGAGCACGACACGACAGTCGCCATCTATAACGGCCGCATGCATACCGAATATCCTGCCGACCGTACGAATATGGAATTGAAAGGGACGATACCGGAAGCCCGATCGACCTACCAGTTCCTAAATACTTCCTATCCCTGCCTCAACGAGAAGCAATTGGGGATCGGCGAGACGACGATCTCCGGACGTGAAGAGTTGCAGAACAAGAAGGGGATGTTCATGATTGAGGAACTGGGAAAGATAGCCTTGCAGCGTTGCACGACGGCACGCGAAGCGATCCGGCTGATCGGACAGCTGGTAGCCGAATATGGATACGGAGATTCGGGTGAATGCCTGACGATTGCCGATCCGAACGAGGTCTGGCATTTCGAGGTGTTCGGCGAAGGCCCGGACAAGGTCGGGGGCGTATGGGCGGCTGTCCGTATCCCGGACGATCATGTGGGCGTATCGGCCAATATTTCGCGTATCTCCACGCTCGACCTGAAAGATAAAGATCGTTATATGGCTTCGGAAAATGTATTCTCCGTTGCCAAAAAGATGGGTTTCTGGGACGGCAAGGAACCGTTCAAATTCTGGAAAGCTTATAGTGGGGGTAACTATTTCGGCGAACCGAAATCATTCAGCATCCGTGAGTATTTTATCCTGAACGCATTGGCCCCCTCACTCAAACTGTCGTACGATGCGGAAGAACTGCCGATCAGCGTGAAGCCGGATAAAGCGGTTGCCGTAACAGATGTGATGGCATTACTGCGCCAGACCTACGAGGGAACGGAATGGGACATGACGAAAAACCTGAAAGTTACTACCAAGAACAAGGAGACACAAAAGACAGACACCCTCACCAGCCCCGCGGCAAACCCGTGGATGGTGACAGATATGGTCAGTATGTTGAATGCTGTGAAGCCAGGGACGGTGACACGCAATCGCCTGGTATCAGTCCCGCAGTGTTCTTACTCGCACGTGATACAGCTTCGCAGTTGGCTGCCGGATGCCGTAGGCGGTGTAGCCTGGCTGTCGTTCGACAATCCGGGACAGAGCCCACGTATCCCGATCTTTGCTGGTACAACCGACCTACCGGTTGCTTTCGGCATCTGCGGACAGCACCGTCATCGTGAGGATGCTATCATCTGGAAATACCGGACGGCAAACAAATTGGCGACAGTTCGCTGGGGACTGACCAAAGACAAGATCAACGGTGCAGTCGCCCACTTCGAAGAAAAGGGCTTATCGGAAATGCCTTTCGTGGAAAGCCGCTACAAAGAGTTGCAAAGCAGCAAAGGGGAAGAAGCCGCACGGACTTTCCTGACAGGCTACACGGCTGACTTCGCAGGAGCAACAATCCTACGCTGGCAGGAGATGGCGGATGAATTTTGGAAGATGTTCGCGAGGGGATTTTGA
- a CDS encoding C1 family peptidase, with product MKTFILSCMLAFSVSTAFGQGYQFTEVVTVPATPVKNQAATGTCWCFATTSFMESELLRMGKGTYDLSEMFIVRQKYMNQLQDNYLRRGNGNIGQGSLSHTFMNAYRQVGIVPEEVYTGINYDSERHNHSEMVRYMHAIADVAVKTKQRSPEYDKLIANLFDTYLGKLPEKFTYKGKEYTPKSFAESLGLNMDDYIELTSFTHHPYYVKFDVEVPDNWEHSLMYNLPLDEMMETVDYALTNGYTVCWDGDVSEKGFSFTNGVAINPEVKKVEDLSNTDRARFEKLGEKERLEEVFKFERPYPEIKVTPEVRQAGFESFVTTDDHLMHVTGITKDQNGTKYYITKNSWGTDRNKFGGYLNMSESFVRAKTIYVMVHKDAIPKAIKIKLGIK from the coding sequence ATGAAAACATTTATTTTATCTTGCATGTTGGCATTCTCTGTCTCGACAGCGTTTGGCCAGGGGTATCAGTTTACAGAGGTGGTAACGGTTCCTGCTACCCCGGTTAAGAACCAGGCAGCAACGGGTACTTGCTGGTGCTTTGCCACGACTTCATTTATGGAATCCGAACTGCTCCGTATGGGAAAGGGCACGTATGACCTTTCGGAGATGTTCATCGTCCGCCAGAAATACATGAATCAGTTGCAGGACAACTATCTGCGTCGCGGAAATGGTAACATCGGACAGGGCAGCCTGTCGCATACATTTATGAACGCATACCGCCAAGTCGGGATTGTCCCTGAAGAGGTTTACACGGGTATCAATTATGACTCCGAACGACATAACCATAGCGAGATGGTCCGCTATATGCATGCCATCGCCGATGTGGCAGTAAAGACGAAACAGCGCAGTCCGGAATATGACAAACTGATTGCGAACCTGTTCGACACCTATTTAGGCAAACTACCGGAGAAGTTTACATATAAAGGAAAAGAATATACGCCGAAGTCATTCGCCGAATCATTGGGATTGAACATGGACGATTATATCGAGCTGACCAGTTTCACGCATCATCCGTATTATGTGAAATTTGACGTGGAAGTGCCTGACAATTGGGAACATTCCTTAATGTACAACCTGCCGCTCGATGAAATGATGGAAACAGTGGATTATGCTTTGACGAACGGCTATACGGTATGCTGGGACGGTGACGTGAGCGAGAAGGGATTCTCCTTTACAAACGGTGTCGCCATCAATCCGGAAGTGAAGAAGGTGGAAGACCTGTCGAATACGGATCGTGCCCGCTTCGAGAAATTAGGCGAAAAGGAACGTTTGGAAGAGGTATTCAAGTTCGAACGTCCGTACCCGGAAATCAAAGTAACCCCGGAAGTACGCCAGGCCGGCTTCGAATCATTCGTGACTACCGACGATCATCTGATGCACGTGACCGGCATCACGAAAGATCAGAACGGCACGAAATATTACATCACCAAAAACTCATGGGGTACTGACCGCAACAAGTTCGGCGGCTACCTGAACATGTCCGAGAGCTTCGTCCGCGCCAAGACCATCTACGTAATGGTCCATAAGGATGCGATACCGAAAGCGATCAAGATTAAGTTAGGAATTAAATAA